The following are from one region of the Myxococcales bacterium genome:
- a CDS encoding aminotransferase class I/II-fold pyridoxal phosphate-dependent enzyme translates to MSAPGHKRPHDAIAIVGMGCRFPGSPNLPAFWRTVRDGRVWSAPIPRSRWNHDLFYSDKLGARDPNKTYVNRLCMVDDPGQFAPDAFGITPRRARIMDPQQRLFLDAVRAAIEDAGYARRPLPRDRVGTYVGATVSDFMDLVTVRMRATLMAGGEFGQGLAPTDAYKALTKDVVPLQAYTVVGSLLNMVAANVSQCFDFGGPAFTTDAACSSALVALHEAVLHLRHGLTDAALVGGVYMVLSPDNVLGFARIGAVSASNACRPFDLRADGFVVGEGVGAVMLKRLDDALASGDHVYAVIRGVGINNDGKGEGPMTPRKEGQLAVLDRAYADAGVDPRTVDLLEAHGTATPVGDATEVAALAAFRGATPDHLCALSSVKANVGHSMSAAGIVGLIRAALSVDRREITPHAAYGQSRPELALAERGFVVPDRTTAWAAPARHPRRAGVNSFGFGGTNVHVVLEEAPPPHTDRAVSVQVPGAAGSADRVRTQDLPPRPHAEPVSTLFLVSAPTGALLAQHARDLRQSLLDAPGTEPARVAYTLSLRKPAAVRAAFVARTRDELLEALAQITTGAAAPDAPTDGRLHLGEAPAEAPQVAFLFPGQGAQAPDLARDLYDRFPAFREALEALGGGTQVDGRSLLSYLYPRNGARERAMTELTRTEVCQPIMAALGLATAAFLRELGVVPMAVAGHSLGEFAAAADAGLLPPGAAVALVAARGQHIAGLSLEDRGAMAAIAADVNTVTAGLEGLAGVGVANVNHPRQTVIAGTTAAVRAAQLRFDVQGTKSRTLSVSHAFHSPLMEGLRPRFTKDLAALTFSAPHTTLVSAVSEQPYPTEPEALRQLWADHGTRSVDFVTAVHRLAAQGAKVFVQVGAGSALASMARATLASAERPHLCLPATGGATDETEILLDTLARLFVAGIDLRAEALFAAHGFSPATLPASVLETRHLWPVKKEEGQPVLRVDQTEPREPAPMSNSQARQGASSPEETSSPQRLEQPASEGLSALFRDQMAVLESHVAIIRQQNELLLRRGLSESALPHLQVTSPPRAEAVPVSLQAAPTAAGQTGPSVSAPAPVAEMSPAASAGTETLSLAEAEAACVAAAARITASPLGSLSGQTRLGADLGFDSLMVVELISALTEAFPGLELPRSAFAGDVTLTQLARQVVQILTDKARAATRPARQTALRHVPSWQPAELPPATSGPLDDAPVVVLVGEDASALPLAEALARAAEASGRIVRTLHTPQLEAAEASVARGAHLFDLRFLSVSGTASARSAVSDAEDLVGPALAALVTARSLEAAKPASWRLVRSGLGAGTLDGFAKALAAEWEHTPVCTLEIEKALLNAPGTVAALLLAELQAGALDPDVRLTADAQGLPARFAAALVPSPEPLSPQGPALGQVTLVSGGAHGLGAKIARALVSQAGARVALLGRRPASDPKVTAFVAELEALGGQALYLACDVRDPSAVAAAVQQVASHLGPVELVVHAAGVAHDAPVAAKSATEAGEVLRTKLVGAQNLWLACQHQPLTSFVALGSWAGRFGNTHQTDYAAANAGLAPLLAGFHVARPAVRTTVLELPPWEGGGLVEALSEPARKALAARVRFLSDAEGLPAVLEALAARGDSGALVLGAAPTGARQRRSFVRTVSVDSPGYLAHHVIAARPVLPLAGAVDWMVEAARAHGHGAPLDLSHITVVEGVVLEGPTATLQVSLDARPGDDGASLSVVRLDHRPRVGFRAQLALPAPALAPVVVDRGLAAAELSIAQFYAEGTFHGPALQAITQVQGLGATSIVGQVKALPVEGGSPLVAALDGVLQLFGFWSAARLRRGGLPLSLAQFALHRMPEGHETLTVHAVAKSSDGGRLHGDADVRDAAGALVMQLRGFEAEPREIALGTSAARPSAPSNGHTNGHGKATNGHGHAVQAPAALVVPSAHHRIEEFPEVKDLEQRMAMAKAMGIAIPYFRSHEGVNAATATIDGQALINYSSYNYLGFSGHPEVTRAAKEALDRYGSSVSASRIASGQRPLHSDLEAELARLLGCEDAIVMVGGHATNVSVLGHLLGPEDFVVHDSLAHDSILGGVKLSGARRRPFPHNDVAALERILRDTRGGVRRALIAVEGVYSMDGDIAPLAEIIELKQRYGALLLVDEAHSVGVLGATGRGVGEHFDVDRSQVDLWMGTLSKSFASCGGYIAGSHRLVQYLRYTVPGFVYSVGISPPNAAAALAAIRLMEQHPELVTGLREKSRTFLELLRARGLDTGPSEGSAVIPCVVGNSYICLQLSQALLARGINVQPILYPAVEENQARLRFFISVTHTDEQLRTTADILAEELHRLMPPTPARPAAGVPSALPSGSQP, encoded by the coding sequence GTGAGCGCCCCTGGCCACAAACGCCCGCACGATGCCATTGCCATCGTGGGCATGGGGTGCCGCTTTCCCGGCTCTCCCAACCTGCCCGCCTTCTGGCGGACCGTGCGCGACGGGCGCGTGTGGTCGGCGCCCATCCCGCGATCGCGGTGGAACCACGATCTCTTCTACAGCGACAAGCTGGGCGCGCGGGACCCCAACAAGACATACGTCAACCGCCTCTGCATGGTGGACGACCCCGGACAGTTCGCGCCCGATGCCTTCGGCATCACGCCCCGGCGGGCTCGCATCATGGACCCTCAGCAACGGCTCTTCCTCGACGCCGTGAGGGCCGCGATCGAGGACGCGGGCTATGCGCGCCGGCCCTTGCCGCGGGACCGCGTGGGCACGTACGTGGGCGCCACGGTCTCGGATTTCATGGACCTCGTCACCGTCCGCATGCGCGCCACCCTGATGGCCGGCGGCGAGTTTGGCCAAGGCCTTGCGCCCACCGATGCGTACAAGGCCCTCACCAAAGACGTGGTGCCGCTACAGGCCTATACGGTCGTGGGCTCGTTGCTCAACATGGTCGCGGCCAACGTGAGCCAGTGCTTCGACTTCGGCGGCCCTGCCTTCACCACGGACGCGGCTTGCTCTTCGGCCCTCGTGGCCCTGCACGAAGCCGTGCTGCACTTGCGACACGGCCTCACGGACGCGGCCCTCGTGGGCGGCGTGTACATGGTCCTCTCGCCCGACAACGTGCTTGGCTTCGCGCGGATCGGCGCCGTTTCGGCGTCGAACGCCTGCCGCCCCTTCGATCTGCGCGCCGATGGGTTCGTGGTGGGCGAGGGCGTGGGCGCCGTGATGCTCAAGCGTCTCGACGACGCGCTCGCGAGCGGTGATCACGTCTACGCCGTGATTCGCGGCGTGGGGATCAACAACGACGGCAAAGGTGAAGGCCCGATGACCCCTCGCAAAGAGGGTCAGCTGGCGGTGCTGGATCGGGCCTACGCCGACGCAGGCGTGGACCCGCGCACCGTGGACTTGCTCGAGGCCCATGGCACCGCGACGCCGGTGGGCGATGCCACCGAAGTGGCTGCGCTCGCGGCCTTTCGGGGCGCAACCCCCGATCACCTCTGCGCCCTCAGTTCGGTGAAGGCCAACGTGGGGCACTCGATGAGTGCCGCGGGCATCGTGGGGCTGATTCGCGCGGCGCTGTCCGTCGACCGGCGTGAGATCACGCCTCACGCCGCGTACGGACAGTCTCGCCCCGAGCTGGCTTTGGCCGAACGCGGCTTCGTGGTGCCAGATCGCACGACGGCGTGGGCGGCACCTGCCCGCCACCCCCGGCGCGCGGGCGTGAACTCGTTCGGCTTCGGCGGTACCAACGTGCACGTCGTGCTCGAGGAAGCACCGCCGCCGCATACGGACCGTGCCGTGTCCGTACAGGTGCCCGGGGCGGCAGGGTCGGCCGACAGGGTGCGGACGCAAGACCTGCCCCCTCGTCCTCATGCGGAGCCGGTTTCCACGTTGTTCCTGGTCTCGGCACCCACGGGTGCTTTGCTGGCCCAGCACGCTCGCGACCTTCGCCAAAGCTTGCTCGACGCGCCCGGCACCGAGCCGGCGCGGGTGGCCTACACACTCAGCTTGAGGAAGCCCGCGGCTGTGCGCGCCGCCTTCGTCGCGCGCACCCGCGACGAGCTGCTCGAAGCGCTGGCCCAGATCACCACGGGAGCCGCCGCTCCCGATGCACCCACCGACGGCCGCCTCCACCTGGGCGAAGCCCCGGCCGAGGCCCCCCAGGTGGCCTTTCTCTTTCCGGGCCAAGGGGCACAGGCACCTGACCTGGCCCGGGATCTCTACGACCGCTTCCCCGCGTTCCGCGAGGCGCTCGAAGCCCTCGGGGGGGGCACCCAGGTGGACGGCCGCTCGCTGCTTTCCTACCTCTATCCTCGCAACGGCGCGCGCGAACGCGCGATGACCGAGCTCACGCGCACAGAGGTGTGCCAGCCGATCATGGCCGCGCTCGGGCTCGCCACCGCCGCGTTCCTGCGCGAGCTGGGAGTGGTGCCCATGGCGGTGGCTGGCCACTCGCTGGGTGAGTTCGCGGCCGCGGCCGACGCGGGTCTGCTGCCGCCGGGCGCGGCGGTGGCGCTGGTGGCGGCGCGGGGGCAACACATCGCTGGCCTGTCTCTCGAAGATCGAGGCGCCATGGCGGCGATCGCGGCCGACGTGAACACCGTGACGGCGGGGCTCGAAGGCCTCGCGGGCGTGGGCGTGGCGAACGTCAATCACCCCCGTCAAACGGTCATCGCCGGCACCACGGCCGCCGTACGGGCCGCCCAGCTTCGCTTCGACGTCCAGGGCACGAAGTCACGGACGCTCTCGGTGTCCCATGCCTTCCACTCGCCCCTCATGGAGGGCTTGCGGCCCCGCTTCACGAAAGATCTGGCAGCGCTCACGTTCAGCGCCCCGCACACCACGCTGGTGTCCGCCGTGAGCGAGCAGCCCTACCCCACGGAGCCCGAAGCCCTCCGGCAGCTGTGGGCCGACCACGGCACCCGCTCGGTCGACTTCGTGACGGCCGTGCATCGGCTGGCCGCGCAGGGGGCCAAGGTGTTCGTGCAGGTGGGCGCCGGCAGCGCGCTCGCCAGCATGGCGCGTGCGACGCTGGCCTCTGCGGAGCGCCCGCACCTGTGCCTTCCGGCCACGGGCGGGGCCACGGATGAAACGGAAATTTTGCTCGACACCCTGGCGCGGCTCTTCGTGGCAGGCATCGATCTGCGGGCCGAAGCGCTCTTCGCGGCTCACGGATTTTCCCCCGCCACGCTGCCAGCTTCGGTGCTAGAGACTCGCCACTTGTGGCCGGTGAAGAAAGAGGAAGGCCAACCCGTCTTGAGGGTGGACCAAACCGAGCCACGGGAGCCCGCACCGATGTCGAATAGCCAGGCAAGACAAGGCGCCTCTTCGCCCGAAGAGACGTCGTCCCCCCAGCGCCTCGAACAGCCCGCGTCCGAAGGCTTGTCGGCTTTGTTCCGGGACCAAATGGCGGTCCTCGAATCCCACGTGGCCATCATCCGCCAGCAAAACGAACTTTTGCTGAGACGGGGTCTTTCCGAAAGCGCCCTTCCGCACCTTCAGGTCACGTCCCCGCCGCGGGCGGAGGCCGTGCCGGTTTCACTCCAGGCCGCGCCCACGGCAGCGGGGCAAACGGGGCCTTCGGTCAGCGCACCCGCCCCTGTGGCAGAGATGTCCCCGGCTGCCTCGGCCGGCACCGAGACCCTCTCCTTGGCTGAGGCAGAGGCCGCGTGCGTGGCCGCCGCGGCTCGCATCACCGCCAGCCCCCTCGGAAGCTTGTCGGGACAAACTCGCCTCGGGGCGGACCTCGGCTTCGACTCGCTCATGGTCGTCGAGCTCATCTCGGCGCTCACCGAAGCGTTCCCGGGCCTCGAGCTGCCCCGCTCGGCCTTTGCGGGTGACGTCACTCTGACCCAGCTCGCGCGCCAGGTCGTACAGATCCTGACCGACAAGGCACGCGCCGCCACGCGCCCCGCGCGGCAAACCGCCCTTCGGCACGTGCCGTCGTGGCAGCCGGCTGAGCTGCCCCCCGCCACGAGTGGCCCGCTCGACGATGCCCCCGTCGTGGTGCTGGTCGGCGAAGACGCTTCGGCTCTGCCTTTAGCCGAGGCCCTCGCCCGCGCGGCAGAAGCCAGTGGCCGCATCGTGCGCACCCTACACACCCCGCAGCTCGAGGCCGCCGAAGCTTCGGTCGCGAGGGGGGCCCATCTTTTCGACCTGCGCTTCCTGTCCGTGAGTGGAACTGCGAGCGCCCGGTCGGCCGTCAGCGACGCCGAGGACCTCGTGGGACCGGCCCTGGCGGCGCTCGTGACGGCCCGGTCGCTCGAAGCCGCTAAACCCGCATCGTGGCGTCTCGTGCGCAGCGGGCTTGGCGCGGGAACGCTCGACGGCTTTGCCAAGGCGCTCGCGGCAGAGTGGGAACACACACCGGTCTGCACGCTCGAGATCGAAAAAGCGCTCCTGAACGCACCCGGGACCGTGGCGGCGCTGCTCCTGGCAGAGCTGCAGGCAGGCGCGCTCGACCCCGACGTGCGCCTCACGGCCGACGCCCAGGGCCTTCCCGCCCGCTTCGCCGCCGCGCTCGTACCTTCACCTGAACCTCTCAGTCCGCAGGGGCCTGCCCTCGGCCAGGTGACACTCGTTTCGGGAGGCGCCCACGGTCTCGGCGCCAAGATCGCCCGCGCGCTCGTCAGCCAAGCCGGCGCCCGCGTGGCGCTGCTGGGACGCAGGCCCGCCTCCGATCCGAAAGTTACGGCTTTCGTCGCCGAGCTCGAAGCCCTGGGCGGCCAAGCGCTCTATCTGGCCTGCGACGTGCGCGACCCAAGCGCCGTGGCTGCGGCCGTGCAGCAGGTGGCCTCCCACCTTGGACCCGTAGAGCTCGTGGTGCACGCGGCCGGTGTGGCGCACGATGCTCCCGTGGCCGCCAAGAGCGCCACGGAGGCGGGTGAGGTGCTGCGCACGAAGCTCGTGGGCGCCCAGAACCTCTGGCTCGCTTGCCAGCACCAACCGCTCACCTCGTTCGTGGCCCTGGGCTCCTGGGCGGGGCGCTTCGGCAACACGCACCAAACCGATTACGCCGCGGCGAATGCGGGTCTGGCCCCCTTGCTCGCAGGCTTTCACGTCGCGCGGCCCGCGGTGCGCACGACGGTGCTCGAGCTACCACCCTGGGAAGGCGGGGGCCTCGTCGAGGCTCTGTCCGAGCCGGCCCGCAAAGCGCTCGCGGCCCGTGTCCGGTTTTTGAGCGACGCCGAAGGCTTGCCCGCGGTGCTCGAGGCCCTGGCAGCCCGCGGTGACAGCGGCGCGCTCGTGCTGGGGGCCGCACCCACAGGCGCCCGACAGCGGCGCAGCTTCGTTCGGACCGTGAGCGTCGACAGCCCGGGCTACCTGGCCCACCACGTGATCGCCGCGCGGCCGGTGCTGCCCCTGGCCGGCGCCGTGGATTGGATGGTGGAGGCTGCGCGGGCCCACGGTCACGGGGCGCCGCTCGACCTGAGCCACATCACCGTGGTGGAGGGCGTGGTCCTGGAAGGCCCCACCGCCACCTTGCAGGTGTCTCTCGATGCCCGTCCTGGTGACGACGGCGCCAGCCTTTCGGTGGTGCGGCTCGATCACCGTCCGCGCGTGGGCTTCCGCGCCCAGCTGGCCCTACCAGCGCCCGCTCTGGCGCCCGTGGTGGTGGATCGGGGCCTCGCCGCTGCAGAGCTCTCGATCGCGCAGTTTTACGCGGAGGGCACCTTCCACGGTCCTGCGCTTCAGGCGATCACCCAGGTGCAGGGGCTCGGCGCCACCAGCATCGTGGGGCAGGTCAAGGCGTTACCGGTCGAGGGCGGCAGCCCGCTCGTGGCGGCGCTCGACGGCGTGCTTCAGCTCTTCGGGTTTTGGTCGGCGGCCCGCCTGCGCCGCGGCGGCTTGCCGCTGTCCCTCGCGCAGTTCGCGCTCCACCGCATGCCCGAGGGCCACGAGACCCTCACCGTGCATGCCGTGGCGAAGAGCAGCGACGGCGGGCGCTTGCACGGGGATGCGGACGTCCGCGACGCCGCAGGCGCGCTGGTCATGCAGCTGCGGGGCTTCGAGGCGGAGCCCCGGGAGATCGCCCTCGGCACCTCGGCCGCACGGCCCTCGGCGCCCAGCAACGGACACACCAACGGCCACGGCAAGGCGACCAACGGCCACGGCCACGCCGTCCAGGCCCCGGCCGCCCTGGTGGTGCCGAGCGCGCACCACCGCATCGAAGAGTTCCCCGAGGTCAAGGACCTCGAGCAGCGCATGGCGATGGCCAAAGCCATGGGCATCGCCATTCCCTACTTCCGCTCGCACGAGGGCGTCAACGCCGCCACGGCCACCATCGACGGCCAGGCCCTCATCAATTACTCCTCGTACAACTACCTCGGTTTTTCGGGCCACCCCGAGGTCACGCGCGCCGCGAAGGAGGCGCTGGACCGTTACGGCTCTTCCGTTTCGGCAAGCCGCATCGCCTCGGGCCAGAGGCCCCTGCACAGCGATCTCGAGGCGGAGCTTGCGCGCCTTTTGGGTTGTGAGGACGCCATCGTGATGGTGGGCGGTCACGCCACGAACGTCTCCGTGCTCGGCCACCTCCTCGGCCCGGAGGACTTCGTGGTCCATGACAGCCTCGCCCACGACAGCATCCTGGGCGGGGTGAAGCTCTCGGGCGCGCGACGCCGGCCGTTCCCCCACAACGACGTGGCCGCGCTGGAGCGGATCCTGCGCGACACGCGCGGCGGCGTGCGACGGGCCCTGATCGCGGTGGAGGGCGTTTACAGCATGGATGGCGACATCGCGCCCCTCGCCGAGATCATCGAGCTCAAGCAGCGCTACGGTGCGCTCCTCCTGGTCGACGAGGCTCACTCGGTCGGCGTTCTGGGCGCAACCGGCCGGGGCGTGGGAGAGCACTTCGACGTCGACCGCAGCCAGGTCGACCTCTGGATGGGCACGCTGTCGAAGTCGTTTGCCAGCTGCGGTGGCTACATCGCCGGATCACACCGGCTGGTGCAGTACCTCCGCTATACGGTTCCGGGTTTCGTCTACAGCGTCGGCATCTCGCCGCCGAACGCGGCCGCAGCGCTGGCCGCGATCCGCTTGATGGAGCAACACCCCGAGCTGGTGACGGGCCTGCGCGAGAAGTCACGCACTTTCCTCGAGCTGCTCCGTGCCCGCGGCCTCGACACCGGCCCCTCGGAGGGCTCTGCGGTGATTCCCTGCGTGGTGGGCAATTCCTACATCTGCTTGCAGCTCTCGCAGGCCCTGCTCGCGCGGGGGATCAACGTGCAGCCCATCCTCTACCCCGCGGTCGAGGAGAACCAGGCCCGCTTGCGCTTCTTCATCTCGGTCACCCACACCGACGAGCAGCTGCGGACCACGGCGGACATCCTTGCCGAAGAGCTGCACCGCCTCATGCCACCGACCCCAGCACGGCCGGCCGCCGGTGTGCCGAGCGCCCTGCCGTCCGGATCACAGCCATGA
- a CDS encoding sterol desaturase family protein, translated as MMPSSAPPEPTAAHPSSLGGAPERTDLQNPTGRPLPKVHKGSTRMFETELLETFSRVHPATPAILYGPVVVISFALALTRGGYSWAGALGALLAGYVGWTVLEYWLHRLFFHLTVRGPKTKRVYFIVHGVHHDYPWDTSRLVIPPGASLILAAIFYGLFRLVFGPTGLYPFFGGFVGGYVIYDTTHWYLHARVPRTRFGRWLRREHMVHHFKAPTTRFGVSCPWMDHVFRTTGRPETP; from the coding sequence ATGATGCCCTCGAGCGCTCCCCCCGAGCCCACCGCCGCTCATCCCAGCAGCCTGGGCGGAGCTCCGGAGCGCACCGACCTCCAGAACCCCACGGGCCGCCCGCTGCCCAAGGTGCACAAGGGCAGCACGCGCATGTTCGAGACAGAGCTGCTCGAGACCTTCTCCCGCGTGCACCCCGCCACGCCGGCAATCCTGTACGGACCGGTGGTGGTGATTTCGTTTGCCTTGGCCCTCACCCGCGGCGGCTATTCGTGGGCAGGGGCGCTCGGCGCTCTGCTGGCGGGCTATGTGGGGTGGACGGTGCTGGAATACTGGCTACACCGGCTGTTCTTCCACCTCACCGTGAGAGGCCCCAAGACCAAACGCGTCTACTTCATCGTGCACGGGGTGCACCACGATTACCCCTGGGACACGAGCCGCCTCGTGATCCCTCCGGGGGCCAGCCTCATTCTGGCGGCGATCTTCTACGGGCTCTTCCGGCTCGTTTTCGGGCCCACGGGGCTTTATCCCTTTTTCGGGGGGTTCGTGGGGGGCTACGTCATCTACGACACCACCCACTGGTATCTGCACGCCCGGGTGCCCCGTACGCGCTTTGGCCGCTGGCTGCGCCGGGAGCACATGGTTCATCACTTCAAGGCGCCCACCACGCGCTTTGGTGTGAGCTGCCCGTGGATGGACCACGTGTTCCGCACCACGGGGCGGCCCGAGACACCCTGA
- a CDS encoding phosphatase PAP2 family protein, with protein MSWLSERVRATPRAALGGTLAGIVLFLVVAAATFGIRPEQVGVCLLVLFALVYSPGSRRFLLGILPFVILGVVFDLSRLLKPLLELVTVHVKEPYAFDKALFGISSAGGTLTPNEFFRLHHAPWLDFVTGLAYIAYLYEAMGFGLYLAVFRRTSDGRRLLARFGWVFLGVNLMGFATYYIYPAAPPWYVELHGFGPVDLTTPPHAAAALRWDELTGIPYFQHFYARGASVFGAIPSLHAAYPLIVFFYARELGKRWLTIATFAFFCLVCFSAVYLQHHYILDVGVGALYAVVGCLVERLVTRRFFPRAAFAA; from the coding sequence ATGAGCTGGCTCAGCGAGAGGGTGCGGGCCACGCCGCGCGCCGCCCTTGGGGGCACCCTGGCAGGTATCGTCCTCTTCCTGGTGGTGGCCGCTGCCACCTTCGGCATCCGGCCCGAGCAGGTGGGGGTATGCCTGCTCGTGCTTTTCGCCCTCGTCTACAGCCCGGGCAGCCGGCGCTTCCTGCTGGGCATTTTGCCCTTCGTCATCTTGGGGGTGGTGTTCGATTTGTCGCGGCTCTTGAAGCCGCTTCTCGAGCTGGTCACCGTGCACGTCAAAGAGCCCTATGCCTTCGACAAGGCGCTGTTCGGGATCTCGAGCGCAGGGGGAACGTTGACCCCGAACGAGTTCTTTCGGCTGCACCACGCGCCCTGGCTCGACTTCGTGACGGGCCTGGCCTACATCGCCTATCTCTACGAGGCGATGGGCTTTGGGCTTTATTTGGCTGTCTTTCGCCGCACTTCAGACGGACGGCGCTTGTTGGCGCGCTTTGGGTGGGTGTTCCTGGGAGTAAACCTCATGGGCTTTGCCACCTACTACATCTACCCGGCGGCCCCTCCCTGGTATGTCGAGCTGCACGGCTTTGGGCCTGTGGATCTAACCACCCCTCCCCACGCGGCCGCCGCCCTCAGGTGGGACGAACTCACGGGCATTCCCTACTTTCAGCACTTTTACGCGCGTGGGGCCTCGGTGTTCGGCGCCATCCCGTCGCTGCACGCCGCCTACCCGCTCATCGTGTTCTTCTACGCCCGCGAACTTGGCAAGCGGTGGCTGACCATCGCCACCTTCGCGTTCTTCTGCTTGGTGTGCTTCTCCGCGGTCTACCTGCAACACCACTACATCCTCGACGTGGGCGTAGGTGCCCTCTACGCGGTGGTGGGCTGCCTCGTCGAGCGGCTGGTCACGCGCCGCTTTTTTCCCCGCGCCGCCTTCGCCGCCTGA
- a CDS encoding thrombospondin type 3 repeat-containing protein, translating to MLMRRLLVPVVFAPAFFVPPGEALAAVPAALLCTETKRVDCFQDEIFVVDGAATYQLEETGGTIIQKPLAENCFEERLTDKPRPVCEGLAEREVYNRVTQILREAGVRATWDTMAIFGAGFPRERRPDGSGGGVGPWFFRVNRINEVDGIGIPRGARGSEPFVGYIAAGSTTNFGVFITPEVPPPTGLAKWPDPDPAGVPGYAFSYPECNADAVCYRDFHNGYQALASAVAQMFGPQVEGLDDRILRRLEQAGPLAPGQTIPRRTGLFDLSSFKSTPTGGEPGYVWNSLLNFETSLMGGNRWRLNGDGTAQTTLPSPFWAASPPYQGESLSRFHPIELYLMGLLPAAELDPIPDYSFKNEDGKDTVNPLTARLDELFGFSFAGAITRFGQLSDVAVQLRDTDDGTETGTRITDSDRLFDPVRSILGQEGGRDPDFSVAPHTHRQMWVVVTKPNAPSESAQQLAYMQRWRRAWNAYYYMLTSYRGRMVTTADASFDDSPYWEFGQPLDDARTFVPTGGLQVQFPGPLATPGEPAINSFARVLQTPGATGALQFSPHENQLPLRIKGKLDTPGAINALAVRLRLPTDGPPRAEALLQLPGGVAIRLPSEPSSFLIPDGRWHTYSADLSKVPGYAGNDFDGFTFVPSTAPAFDVDIEFIRFGFVDPEKLGDTDAACNGAPQPDGFIDTEDNCPEHYNPLQEDADRNGVGDACQDVDQDGTANICDNCPTRTNSRQRDRDNDGLGDACDSDPGGSCFLQPESLAGRAPGSALLPGLVGLGLSVSLFRRRRRRGEKSGA from the coding sequence ATGCTGATGCGAAGGCTCCTGGTACCCGTCGTTTTTGCCCCCGCGTTCTTCGTGCCCCCGGGTGAGGCGCTGGCCGCGGTACCTGCCGCCCTGCTGTGCACCGAAACGAAGCGCGTTGATTGTTTCCAGGACGAGATCTTCGTGGTGGATGGGGCCGCCACCTACCAGCTCGAGGAGACGGGTGGAACCATCATCCAGAAGCCGCTGGCTGAAAACTGTTTCGAAGAGAGGTTGACGGACAAACCACGGCCCGTGTGTGAGGGTCTTGCCGAGCGCGAGGTCTATAACCGCGTCACCCAGATCCTGCGCGAAGCCGGGGTGAGGGCCACGTGGGATACGATGGCCATCTTCGGCGCGGGTTTTCCCCGCGAACGCCGGCCCGATGGCAGCGGCGGGGGCGTGGGCCCCTGGTTCTTCAGGGTCAACCGCATCAACGAGGTGGACGGCATCGGCATCCCCCGAGGCGCCCGCGGCAGCGAGCCTTTCGTGGGCTACATTGCGGCCGGCAGCACCACCAACTTCGGCGTGTTCATCACCCCCGAAGTTCCCCCGCCCACGGGACTTGCAAAGTGGCCCGATCCCGATCCCGCAGGGGTTCCCGGCTACGCCTTCAGCTACCCCGAGTGCAACGCAGACGCCGTCTGTTACCGGGACTTTCACAACGGCTACCAGGCCCTCGCGTCGGCCGTCGCCCAGATGTTCGGGCCGCAGGTCGAGGGCCTCGACGATCGTATCCTGCGCAGGCTCGAGCAAGCGGGTCCACTCGCCCCTGGCCAAACCATTCCGCGACGGACCGGGCTCTTCGACCTGTCCAGCTTCAAGTCGACGCCCACGGGGGGCGAGCCTGGGTATGTCTGGAATTCGCTGCTGAACTTCGAGACCTCACTCATGGGCGGCAACCGCTGGCGCCTCAACGGCGATGGCACGGCCCAAACCACCCTTCCGAGTCCCTTCTGGGCGGCCTCACCGCCCTACCAGGGCGAATCGTTGTCGCGCTTTCACCCCATCGAGCTTTACCTGATGGGTCTTCTTCCCGCGGCTGAGCTCGATCCGATTCCAGATTACTCGTTCAAAAACGAAGACGGCAAGGACACGGTCAACCCGCTCACGGCGAGGCTCGACGAGCTCTTCGGGTTCTCGTTCGCGGGCGCCATCACCCGCTTCGGGCAGCTGTCCGACGTGGCCGTGCAGCTGCGCGACACCGACGACGGCACCGAAACCGGCACCCGCATCACCGACAGCGACCGCCTCTTCGACCCCGTGCGATCGATCCTGGGACAAGAAGGCGGCCGCGACCCGGACTTCAGCGTGGCGCCCCACACCCACCGGCAGATGTGGGTGGTGGTGACAAAGCCGAACGCACCTTCCGAGTCCGCGCAGCAGCTCGCGTACATGCAGCGCTGGCGCCGCGCCTGGAACGCGTACTACTACATGCTCACGAGCTACCGGGGGCGCATGGTCACCACGGCCGACGCCAGCTTCGACGATTCGCCCTACTGGGAGTTCGGCCAGCCGCTCGACGACGCGCGCACCTTCGTGCCCACAGGCGGCTTGCAGGTCCAATTCCCCGGCCCCTTGGCGACGCCGGGCGAGCCCGCCATCAACAGCTTCGCACGGGTCCTGCAAACACCCGGGGCCACGGGAGCGCTGCAGTTTTCCCCCCATGAAAACCAGCTCCCGCTGCGCATCAAGGGCAAGCTGGACACACCGGGCGCGATCAACGCCCTGGCGGTGCGCCTACGCCTGCCGACCGATGGTCCCCCCCGCGCCGAGGCCCTCCTGCAGCTGCCGGGCGGCGTTGCCATCCGCCTGCCCTCGGAGCCGTCGAGCTTCCTCATCCCCGATGGCCGCTGGCACACCTATTCCGCCGATCTGTCGAAGGTCCCGGGCTACGCCGGCAATGACTTCGATGGCTTCACCTTCGTGCCGTCGACGGCGCCCGCGTTCGACGTGGACATCGAGTTCATTCGCTTCGGGTTCGTCGACCCCGAAAAGCTCGGCGATACGGATGCCGCCTGCAACGGCGCGCCTCAGCCTGACGGGTTCATCGACACCGAGGACAACTGCCCCGAGCACTACAACCCCTTGCAGGAAGACGCCGATCGCAACGGGGTGGGCGACGCCTGCCAGGACGTCGACCAAGACGGCACCGCCAACATCTGCGACAACTGCCCCACCCGCACGAACTCGCGTCAGCGGGATCGGGACAATGACGGCCTCGGCGACGCGTGCGACAGCGACCCCGGCGGCAGCTGCTTCCTCCAGCCTGAATCGCTGGCCGGCCGCGCTCCGGGCAGCGCTCTCTTACCTGGCCTCGTGGGCCTTGGGCTGAGCGTGAGCCTGTTCAGGCGGCGAAGGCGGCGCGGGGAAAAAAGCGGCGCGTGA